The following coding sequences lie in one Arachis ipaensis cultivar K30076 chromosome B05, Araip1.1, whole genome shotgun sequence genomic window:
- the LOC107643328 gene encoding cysteine-rich receptor-like protein kinase 3, whose protein sequence is MPSSSSSSSSSSSSSSFLIVLLCCYHALITIIPCALGDPRTTEAALLCSNIIISPPVRRDFISNFWDALSSMTPLVSNQKFAALHKGSQNATVYAFSECMKDLSKPDCDVCFSESKTKILRCSPFQRGTIGGRLFLDGCYMRYDHKNFFNDSSVSGEDKTVCGTKDFGGDRSVYKANAMELVRNLSLEAQKKNNVWFFHVGSVNHRNVSVYGLAQCWKFVNGSGCKTCLDEAVTRIESCASKEEGRVLSVGCYLRYSSNKFYNDNSSNVVVPFGKQGHSNLPLIVAASSSSLALLLIVVTVSFFVRMNILKQRRERRKFGALLETVNQSKLNMSYEVLEQATNYFNVSNKLGEGGTGSVYKGVLPDGKIVAIKRLSFITTQWADHFFNEVNLISGIQHKNLVKLLGCSITGPESLLVYEYVPNGSLSDHLCVRKKSEGLNWEVRHKILLGTAEGLAYLHEESQMRIIHRDIKLGNVLLDENFTPKIADFGLVRLFPEDNSHLSTTIAGTLGYMAPEYVILGKLTEKADVYSFGVLAIEIVSGKKIRSIVQNSISLLHEVWNLYETKKVCEIVDLSLEGNYPAEEACKLLKIGLLCAQASPELRPSMSQVVKMIKDNNHEQISEPTQPPFLNRCSGEFSRSILDAEDSFNAGSYAHHHSSVYNTSENLTQPLYISNRSSEYFSA, encoded by the exons atgccttcttcttcttcttcttcttcttcttcttcttcttcttcatcgttTCTTATTGTCTTGCTTTGTTGTTACCATGCACTTATTACCATTATCCCTTGCGCACTTGGTGACCCAAGAACAACAGAGGCAGCGCTATTGTGCTCCAACATAATTATATCCCCACCTGTTCGCCGAGATTTCATATCAAACTTCTGGGATGCCTTGAGCTCCATGACCCCTCTTGTTTCTAACCAAAAATTTGCAGCTCTTCACAAAGGCTCTCAAAATGCCACTGTCTATGCTTTTAGTGAGTGTATGAAAGATCTCTCTAAACCTGATTGTGATGTTTGCTTCTCTGAATCCAAAACAAAGATCTTAAG ATGCTCGCCGTTTCAGAGGGGCACTATTGGTGGAAGACTATTCCTTGATGGGTGCTACATGAGGTATGATCATAAAAATTTCTTCAATGATAGTAGTGTTAGTGGTGAAGATAAAACTGTGTGTGGAACCAAGGATTTTGGTGGGGATAGGAGTGTTTACAAGGCTAATGCTATGGAACTGGTGAGGAATTTGAGCTTGGAagcacaaaagaaaaataatgttTGGTTCTTCCATGTTGGGTCTGTGAATCATAGGAATgtgagtgtttatggtttggcTCAGTGCTGGAAATTTGTGAATGGAAGTGGATGCAAGACATGTTTGGATGAAGCTGTTACTAGGATTGAGTCATGTGcttcaaaagaagaaggaagagtgtTGAGTGTTGGTTGTTACTTGAGGTATTCAAGTAACAAGTTCTATAATGATAATTCAAGCAATGTTGTTGTCCCTTTCGGAAAACAAG GACATAGTAACCTTCCTCTGATTGTGGCTGCATCATCTTCTTCCTTGGCTCTGCTACTGATCGTTGTAACGGTTTCTTTCTTTGTAAGAATGAATATATTGAAGCAGAGAAGAG AAAGAAGAAAGTTTGGTGCGCTTTTGGAAACAGTGAACCAATCTAAACTAAATATGTCATATGAAGTTCTTGAACAAGCAACAAATTACTTCAATGTTTCCAATAAGCTAGGAGAAGGAGGAACAGGTTCAGTTTACAAA GGAGTTCTGCCAGATGGAAAGATTGTGGCCATAAAAAGGCTTAGCTTCATCACAACACAATGGGCAGATCATTTTTTCAATGAGGTGAATTTGATAAGTGGGATTCAACACAAAAATCTTGTAAAGCTTTTAGGGTGCAGCATTACAGGACCTGAAAGCCTTCTTGTTTATGAATATGTACCTAATGGGAGCCTCTCTGATCACCTCTGTG TTAGAAAGAAATCTGAAGGGTTGAATTGGGAAGTGAGGCATAAGATCTTGTTAGGAACCGCAGAGGGCTTGGCCTATCTTCATGAGGAATCACAAATGAGAATCATTCATAGAGATATAAAATTGGGAAATGTTCTACTTGATGAAAACTTCACACCCAAGATTGCTGATTTTGGACTTGTTAGATTGTTCCCTGAAGACAATTCTCACCTTAGCACAACCATTGCTGGTACACT GGGTTACATGGCACCAGAGTATGTAATTCTTGGGAAGTTAACTGAGAAAGCAGATGTCTACAGTTTCGGAGTGTTAGCCATTGAAATTGTATCCGGCAAAAAAATTAGGTCAATTGTTCAAAATTCAATCTCCCTTCTACACGAG GTTTGGAACCTGTATGAAACAAAGAAGGTATGTGAAATAGTTGATCTAAGCCTAGAGGGAAATTACCCTGCAGAGGAAGCATGTAAACTCCTTAAGATAGGGTTGCTTTGTGCACAAGCTTCTCCAGAGCTGAGACCATCAATGTCACAAGTTGTGAAAATGATTAAGGACAACAATCATGAACAGATTTCTGAACCAACACAGCCACCATTTCTAAACCGTTGCAGCGGCGAATTCAGCAGATCTATTTTAGATGCTGAAGATAGTTTTAATGCTGGATCCTACGCTCATCATCACTCTTCAGTCTATAACACGAGTGAAAATCTGACTCAACCTTTGTACATTTCAAATCGGAGTTCAGAATATTTTAGTGCATGA